A stretch of Bacillus pseudomycoides DNA encodes these proteins:
- a CDS encoding M3 family metallopeptidase, whose product MNQIINHPTRWDLERLYPKEKDPMFSTEIEMIEQLIETYKEDRNSEILSRIIQRIEKAEYYFYCLSTEQVGESTVALPHTKINNLKTEVRILLQESNHEKSNFSENQSISFVDNELKAWEDMYIQLRNRLEIHNDNEVISFGKANYLAMNAETHYERLAVFSSLTETLEKEKNVFASVLNQMGRLRNLKSNLLQEKEVLSQSLQVNGISKNALLEMWNAIEQNLEKLSSVLDFHKNSKETYTWHEFMTSEETEQIEIPFSVAIENIYDALKDIDEELARFALQAITNGWVDAEPRDNKPPSGFCAPFLSEGESRISLRYDGTIDSVRILAHELGHAWHFYVMSDEQSTAFLDDYLPMSMAESASIFFEMVLIDYLVKTAESGKLKKSLLSWKIRNSFNYVMAIRASFQFEETFYEESKKGSLSADELERLSILSQKAAYGNCLTEYQPFVWMKYVQFYTANVPFYNYPYTFGYLLSLGLLEMAKQDRSEFHSKYKKFLYETGKRPVEELVEKYFHIDLADNEFWEKSLLQINKDIDEYLQLVKEEV is encoded by the coding sequence ATGAATCAAATTATCAACCATCCAACTCGATGGGATTTAGAAAGATTATATCCTAAAGAAAAAGACCCTATGTTTTCTACAGAAATAGAGATGATAGAGCAATTAATAGAAACATATAAAGAAGATAGAAATTCAGAAATTCTTTCAAGAATTATACAAAGAATTGAAAAGGCGGAGTATTACTTTTACTGTCTTTCTACTGAACAAGTAGGTGAATCTACAGTTGCATTACCACATACAAAAATAAATAATTTGAAAACAGAAGTTCGTATATTACTACAAGAATCGAATCATGAAAAAAGTAACTTCTCTGAAAATCAAAGTATCAGCTTTGTAGACAACGAATTAAAAGCCTGGGAAGACATGTACATACAATTACGAAATAGATTAGAAATACATAATGATAACGAGGTAATCTCATTTGGAAAAGCAAATTATCTTGCGATGAATGCTGAAACTCATTATGAAAGATTAGCAGTATTTTCTTCTCTTACAGAGACATTGGAAAAGGAGAAAAATGTATTTGCTAGCGTGCTTAATCAAATGGGTAGATTACGTAATCTAAAAAGTAATCTGTTACAAGAAAAGGAGGTATTGTCACAATCTCTTCAAGTAAACGGGATTTCTAAAAATGCATTATTGGAAATGTGGAATGCCATTGAACAGAACCTTGAAAAGTTATCAAGTGTTTTAGATTTTCATAAAAATAGTAAAGAAACATATACATGGCATGAATTTATGACATCAGAAGAAACTGAACAGATCGAAATTCCTTTTTCAGTAGCGATAGAGAATATATATGATGCCTTAAAGGATATTGATGAAGAGTTAGCACGATTTGCATTGCAGGCGATTACAAATGGATGGGTAGATGCAGAACCAAGGGATAATAAGCCACCTAGTGGATTTTGCGCTCCTTTTTTAAGTGAAGGAGAATCTCGAATTTCATTAAGGTATGATGGAACAATTGATAGTGTAAGAATATTAGCTCATGAATTAGGACATGCATGGCATTTTTATGTAATGAGCGATGAGCAGTCTACGGCATTTTTGGATGATTATCTTCCAATGAGTATGGCTGAATCAGCATCCATTTTCTTTGAAATGGTACTTATAGATTACTTAGTTAAAACAGCAGAGAGTGGAAAACTGAAAAAGTCATTACTTAGTTGGAAAATTAGAAATAGCTTTAATTATGTAATGGCCATTCGAGCTTCATTTCAATTCGAGGAAACATTTTATGAAGAAAGTAAAAAGGGATCTTTAAGTGCGGATGAATTAGAGAGATTATCTATACTTTCACAAAAAGCAGCTTATGGAAATTGTCTAACAGAATATCAACCTTTTGTTTGGATGAAATATGTTCAATTTTATACAGCGAATGTTCCTTTTTACAACTATCCATATACATTTGGTTATCTACTAAGTTTAGGATTACTGGAAATGGCAAAACAAGATCGAAGTGAGTTTCATTCCAAATACAAAAAATTCTTATATGAGACTGGAAAGCGTCCAGTCGAAGAATTGGTAGAAAAATATTTTCACATCGACCTTGCTGATAATGAGTTTTGGGAGAAATCATTGCTTCAAATAAATAAGGATATTGATGAGTATTTACAGCTTGTAAAAGAGGAAGTTTAA
- a CDS encoding ABC transporter permease → MFIIASVNNVEYKNSTWKRTFTYPVQKLSVYVNKFLVVMVALIITTVIHMICTVLLLPCLGISLDMVSMQHVFVFTLYPFLISIPFCALAFIISINLSNQSVIVALALASYLFGDILSSAKLWWFPISYQILYFPINYVNNLDVFNTLWSYDKWYMLAGIPITILILGIGYILFIKMNNKN, encoded by the coding sequence GTGTTTATTATAGCTAGTGTAAACAATGTCGAATATAAAAATTCTACGTGGAAAAGAACATTTACGTATCCAGTACAGAAACTTAGTGTGTATGTAAATAAATTCCTTGTTGTTATGGTTGCTCTTATTATTACAACCGTAATACATATGATTTGTACAGTGTTGTTACTTCCATGTTTAGGTATTTCTTTAGATATGGTTTCAATGCAGCATGTGTTTGTTTTTACGTTATATCCATTTCTTATTAGCATTCCATTTTGCGCTTTGGCGTTCATTATATCCATTAATTTATCGAATCAATCAGTGATCGTTGCACTAGCTCTAGCTTCGTATCTTTTCGGCGATATATTAAGTTCAGCAAAGCTTTGGTGGTTTCCTATTTCATATCAAATCTTATATTTTCCAATCAATTATGTGAATAATCTAGATGTTTTTAATACATTATGGTCATACGATAAATGGTACATGCTTGCAGGAATTCCTATTACTATTCTTATTTTAGGAATTGGATACATCTTATTTATTAAAATGAATAATAAAAACTAA
- a CDS encoding zinc dependent phospholipase C family protein: MKKKLCTMALVTAISSGVVTIPTEAQACGIGEVMKQENQEHKRVKRWSAEHPHHSNESTHLWIARNAIQIMSRNQDKTVQENELQFLNTPEYKELFERGLYDADYLDEFNDGGTGTIGIDGLIRGGWKSHFYDPDTRKNYKGEEEPTALSQGDKYFKLAGEYFKKGDQKQAFYYLGVATHYFTDATQPMHAANFTAVDTSALKFHSAFENYVTTIQTQYEVSDGEGVYNLVNSNDPKQWIHETARLAKVEIGNITNDEIKTHYNKGNNALWQQEVMPAVQRSLENAQRNTAGFIHLWFKTFVGNTAAEEIENTVVKDSKGEAIQDNKKYFVVPSEFLNRGLTFEVYARNDYALLSNYVDDSKVHGTPVQFVFDKDNNGILHRGESVLLKMTQSNYDNYVFLNYSNLTNWVHLAQQKTNTAQFKVYPNPNNPSEYYLYTDGYPVNYQENGNGKSWIVLGKKTDTPKAWKFIQAE, from the coding sequence ATGAAAAAGAAATTATGTACAATGGCTCTTGTAACAGCAATATCTTCTGGTGTTGTTACGATTCCAACAGAAGCACAAGCTTGTGGAATAGGCGAAGTAATGAAACAGGAGAACCAAGAGCACAAACGTGTGAAAAGATGGTCTGCGGAGCATCCGCATCATTCAAATGAAAGTACACATTTATGGATTGCACGAAATGCGATTCAAATTATGAGTCGTAATCAAGATAAGACGGTTCAAGAAAATGAATTACAATTTTTAAATACTCCTGAATATAAGGAGTTATTTGAAAGAGGTCTTTATGATGCTGATTACCTTGATGAATTTAACGATGGAGGTACAGGTACAATCGGCATTGATGGGCTAATTAGAGGAGGGTGGAAATCTCATTTTTACGATCCCGATACAAGAAAGAACTATAAAGGGGAAGAAGAACCAACAGCTCTTTCACAAGGAGATAAATATTTTAAATTAGCAGGTGAATACTTTAAGAAGGGCGACCAAAAACAAGCTTTTTATTATTTAGGTGTTGCAACGCATTACTTTACAGATGCTACTCAACCAATGCATGCTGCTAATTTTACAGCCGTCGACACGAGTGCTTTAAAGTTTCATAGCGCTTTTGAAAATTATGTGACGACAATTCAGACACAGTATGAAGTATCTGATGGTGAGGGCGTATATAATTTAGTGAATTCTAATGATCCAAAACAGTGGATCCATGAAACAGCGAGACTCGCAAAAGTGGAAATCGGGAATATTACCAATGACGAGATTAAAACTCACTATAATAAAGGAAACAATGCTCTTTGGCAACAAGAAGTTATGCCAGCTGTCCAGAGGAGTTTAGAGAACGCACAAAGAAACACGGCGGGATTTATTCATTTATGGTTTAAAACATTTGTTGGAAATACTGCAGCTGAAGAAATTGAAAATACTGTAGTGAAAGATTCTAAAGGAGAAGCAATACAAGATAATAAAAAATACTTCGTAGTGCCAAGTGAGTTTCTAAATAGAGGTTTGACCTTTGAAGTATATGCAAGGAATGACTATGCATTATTATCTAATTACGTAGATGATAGTAAAGTTCATGGTACGCCAGTTCAGTTTGTATTTGATAAAGATAATAACGGTATCCTTCATCGGGGAGAAAGTGTACTGCTGAAAATGACGCAATCTAACTATGATAATTACGTATTTCTAAACTACTCTAACTTGACAAACTGGGTACATCTTGCGCAACAAAAAACAAATACTGCACAGTTTAAAGTGTATCCAAATCCGAATAACCCATCTGAATATTACCTATATACAGATGGATACCCAGTAAATTATCAAGAAAATGGTAACGGAAAGAGCTGGATTGTGTTAGGAAAGAAAACAGATACACCAAAAGCTTGGAAATTTATACAGGCTGAATAG
- a CDS encoding helix-turn-helix domain-containing protein, whose amino-acid sequence MQIGERIRQIRIHKGFTQGELVSGICSIAYLSRIENGQIKPSSSFLKKVSQKLNVDSEFLIDGKNEGIESSILKICEKYKQDESISETELSSLELYVRDTDSIHVLLKIYGVLIYYHARNNNILYVAPFVDQASQVIPDQIETQDYIYYLMARGLYFFNKGDYVTAYEIYKKIENMLGPEETEQHADIYYNISLVRQQLYKDQSISRMYAKKAYKLYEKFNIEQQKIYVLINLAMQYNKDKLPEQAIESLKQAENEAKTNNNPLNVCLIAYNYGKIYQGLKDYANAIPYYEKSLELSEYLTRTPDKVYILRNLIEIHIERKDWQTVNKLIDKAFDILSTCDIPYAHVQLYGFKAQISKLRGNDESFEKNMEKAIEIGLEKKQYSLIREFALELGNYLYDSRAYKRSAKYFKIAAENALH is encoded by the coding sequence ATGCAAATCGGGGAAAGAATCCGCCAAATTCGTATACATAAAGGATTTACACAAGGGGAACTCGTATCAGGAATATGTTCTATCGCTTATTTAAGTAGAATAGAAAATGGACAAATTAAACCATCTTCTTCTTTTTTAAAGAAGGTTTCTCAAAAGCTGAATGTTGATTCGGAATTTCTAATAGACGGGAAGAATGAGGGAATAGAATCTAGCATTCTTAAAATATGTGAAAAGTATAAACAGGATGAAAGTATCAGTGAGACTGAATTATCTTCGTTAGAACTGTATGTTCGTGATACGGACTCAATACATGTATTACTAAAGATTTACGGTGTTCTTATATACTATCATGCACGAAACAATAACATATTATATGTAGCACCATTTGTCGATCAAGCTTCACAAGTGATTCCGGATCAAATAGAAACACAAGATTATATATATTATTTAATGGCTAGAGGGCTATACTTTTTTAATAAAGGAGACTATGTTACCGCATATGAAATTTACAAGAAGATTGAAAATATGCTTGGTCCTGAAGAAACGGAGCAACACGCTGATATATATTACAACATAAGTCTTGTACGGCAACAACTTTATAAAGATCAAAGTATTAGTCGCATGTATGCTAAAAAAGCCTATAAATTATATGAAAAATTTAATATAGAACAACAAAAAATATATGTGTTAATCAATCTGGCGATGCAATATAACAAGGATAAACTACCAGAACAAGCCATTGAATCTTTGAAACAAGCAGAAAATGAAGCGAAGACAAATAACAATCCTTTGAATGTATGTTTGATTGCGTATAATTACGGGAAAATCTATCAAGGCTTGAAAGATTATGCGAATGCGATTCCATATTATGAAAAAAGTTTAGAACTGAGTGAGTATCTCACACGAACACCTGATAAGGTGTATATACTACGGAATTTAATAGAAATTCATATAGAACGAAAGGACTGGCAAACTGTTAATAAACTGATAGATAAGGCATTTGATATTCTATCTACTTGTGATATACCTTATGCACATGTTCAACTCTATGGATTTAAAGCCCAAATATCTAAACTAAGGGGAAATGATGAAAGTTTTGAGAAAAATATGGAAAAAGCAATTGAAATAGGGCTAGAAAAAAAGCAATATTCTTTAATTCGAGAGTTTGCTCTTGAACTAGGAAATTATCTTTATGATAGTCGTGCATATAAACGATCTGCAAAATATTTTAAAATAGCAGCCGAAAATGCATTACATTGA
- a CDS encoding GNAT family N-acetyltransferase codes for MKIKFASLEDLEWINHQYEKAGFVPSDLKNDKVAIVIYNGEYAGLGRLVQIDESTIEMGGIYILPKYRGYKLAGDLVSFLVNEAKQSSVPNVYCIPFEELAAFYQKYGFKEVNIDQETVPPIILTKYKWCLQEYDKNVLLFKL; via the coding sequence ATGAAAATCAAGTTTGCTTCATTAGAAGATTTAGAATGGATTAATCATCAATATGAAAAAGCTGGATTTGTGCCCAGTGACTTAAAAAACGATAAAGTAGCGATTGTAATATACAACGGAGAATATGCGGGACTTGGGCGTCTAGTTCAAATTGATGAGAGTACTATCGAAATGGGTGGTATTTATATCCTTCCTAAATATAGAGGCTATAAATTAGCAGGAGATCTCGTTTCTTTCTTAGTAAACGAAGCAAAGCAATCCAGTGTACCTAATGTTTATTGTATCCCTTTTGAAGAGTTGGCGGCTTTTTATCAAAAATATGGTTTTAAAGAAGTTAACATTGATCAAGAGACTGTTCCGCCTATTATCCTGACTAAATATAAATGGTGCTTACAGGAATATGATAAAAATGTTTTGTTGTTTAAATTATAA
- a CDS encoding helix-turn-helix domain-containing protein: MQIGEKIRQIRIHKGMTQGELVSGVCSIAYLSRIENGQIKPSSSFLQKVSQKLNVDSDFLIEGRSEGIESNILKICEKYKQDESISETELSSLELYVRDTDSIPLLLKVYGVLIYYHARNNNLSYVAPLVDQASQVIPNQVDTQDTDDYIYYLMARGGYFYSKGDYVTAYEIYKKIENMLGLEETEQHAHIYYNLSLVTQSLYKDQSISRLYTKKAYKLYKKFNIEQQKIYVLILLAMQYNIDKHYEQALESLKQAEMEAQTSNNPLNSCLITYNYGKIYQGLKDYTKAIKYYEKHLELATFLPQNADRIYTLRNLIEIYIELKDWTTVNRLMEDAFDILAICDVPYAHVQLYGFKAQISKIRGNHDSFEKNMQKAIEMGLEKRQYSLVREFALELGKYFYNNRAYKQSAKYFEMAAENTLN; encoded by the coding sequence ATGCAAATCGGAGAAAAAATACGTCAAATTCGTATACATAAAGGAATGACACAAGGGGAACTCGTATCGGGAGTATGTTCAATCGCTTATTTAAGCCGAATAGAAAATGGACAAATTAAACCATCCTCGTCTTTTTTACAAAAGGTTTCTCAAAAGCTGAATGTTGATAGTGATTTTTTAATAGAGGGAAGAAGTGAAGGGATAGAATCTAATATTCTTAAAATATGTGAAAAATATAAACAAGATGAAAGTATCAGTGAGACGGAATTATCTTCGTTAGAACTGTATGTTCGTGATACGGACTCAATACCTTTATTATTAAAGGTTTACGGTGTTCTCATATATTATCATGCTCGAAACAATAACTTATCATATGTAGCACCACTTGTCGATCAAGCTTCACAAGTAATTCCGAATCAAGTAGACACACAAGATACGGATGATTATATATATTATCTAATGGCTAGAGGGGGATACTTTTATAGTAAAGGAGACTATGTAACAGCATATGAAATTTACAAGAAGATTGAAAATATGCTTGGTCTTGAAGAAACGGAGCAACATGCTCATATATACTATAACTTAAGTTTGGTGACTCAAAGTTTATATAAAGATCAAAGTATAAGCCGGTTGTATACTAAAAAAGCATATAAATTGTATAAGAAATTTAATATAGAACAACAAAAAATATATGTGTTAATACTTCTTGCGATGCAATATAACATAGATAAACACTACGAACAAGCACTGGAATCCTTAAAGCAAGCTGAAATGGAAGCGCAGACTAGTAACAATCCTTTGAATTCATGTTTGATTACATATAATTATGGGAAAATCTATCAAGGTTTGAAAGACTATACCAAAGCAATTAAATATTATGAAAAACATTTAGAGCTTGCCACTTTTCTCCCACAAAATGCCGATAGAATATACACATTACGAAATTTAATAGAGATTTATATAGAACTAAAAGACTGGACAACTGTTAATCGACTTATGGAAGATGCTTTTGATATTCTAGCTATTTGTGATGTACCATACGCCCATGTTCAACTCTATGGGTTTAAAGCCCAAATATCCAAAATACGGGGGAATCATGATAGCTTTGAGAAAAATATGCAAAAAGCAATTGAAATGGGACTAGAAAAAAGGCAATATTCTTTAGTTCGAGAGTTTGCCCTTGAACTAGGAAAGTACTTTTATAATAATCGAGCGTATAAACAATCTGCAAAATATTTCGAAATGGCAGCTGAGAATACATTAAATTAA
- a CDS encoding phosphotransferase, which translates to MSNYENEEMLTGGNVSNVYRSEGTVRRELKPDSTKIHKLLNHLENKGFSYAPKFLGIDEKDREILSFIEGEAGNYPLKEYMWSNDVLKEIAKMLRLYHDAVSDFPLSDDWKPMDNTPNKIEVVCHNDFAIYNIIFNHEKPVGIIDFDVVGPGPRLWDIAYTLYTCVPLSRVYHTETGEAVFYNSIQHADRIKQRVKLFFEYYGEGMEEDYLEMVLLRLEGLCKYMKRKAKEGDINFQKMIDEGHLEHYQNDIKFIREHGKEWI; encoded by the coding sequence ATGTCAAACTACGAAAACGAAGAAATGCTAACGGGAGGGAATGTCTCAAACGTATATCGTTCGGAAGGTACTGTTCGAAGAGAATTAAAGCCAGACAGTACCAAAATTCATAAGCTATTAAATCATTTGGAAAACAAAGGTTTTAGTTATGCACCAAAGTTTTTAGGTATTGATGAAAAAGATAGAGAGATATTATCATTTATTGAAGGAGAAGCTGGTAATTATCCTTTAAAAGAATACATGTGGTCTAATGATGTTTTAAAAGAAATAGCGAAGATGCTCCGTCTTTACCATGATGCTGTGAGTGACTTTCCGTTATCAGATGATTGGAAACCAATGGATAATACTCCAAATAAAATAGAGGTTGTATGCCACAATGATTTTGCAATATACAACATTATTTTTAATCACGAAAAACCAGTAGGTATTATTGATTTTGATGTTGTCGGTCCTGGTCCAAGACTTTGGGACATAGCCTATACTCTTTACACTTGTGTCCCCTTAAGTAGAGTTTATCATACTGAAACAGGTGAGGCAGTTTTTTATAATTCAATACAGCATGCCGATCGTATAAAACAAAGAGTCAAATTGTTTTTTGAATACTACGGTGAGGGGATGGAAGAAGACTATTTGGAGATGGTATTGCTACGATTAGAAGGGTTATGTAAATACATGAAAAGAAAGGCCAAAGAAGGCGATATAAATTTTCAAAAAATGATAGATGAAGGACACCTTGAACATTATCAAAACGATATTAAATTCATTCGTGAACATGGAAAAGAGTGGATTTAA
- a CDS encoding WecB/TagA/CpsF family glycosyltransferase, giving the protein MEQQYIKGIPFCSLEYKRVISLLKNWLSEKENKPKFIVTANPEIVMSAKETSDESVRFKNILLSADLITADGIGVVLGSKILKGKLKERVTGADLTHDLIEYCNQEGYRVFLFGAAPESNEKALGNLKMRFPHATFEGQHGFVKNEQIEEAKFRIQKFEPHLLLVGLGSPKQEVFIYENLQKLNVPLSIGIGGMIDILSGTVKRAPKLMRDTGTEWLYRLVTQPKRIKRQLILPKFLVSVMAERVRKSVH; this is encoded by the coding sequence ATGGAACAACAGTACATAAAAGGTATACCATTTTGCAGCTTAGAGTATAAGAGAGTAATAAGTTTATTAAAAAATTGGTTATCTGAAAAGGAAAATAAACCAAAGTTTATTGTTACAGCGAATCCTGAAATTGTGATGTCTGCTAAAGAAACTTCAGATGAATCTGTGCGTTTTAAAAATATTTTGCTATCCGCTGACTTAATAACAGCTGATGGAATAGGTGTGGTACTTGGTTCTAAAATTTTAAAGGGAAAATTGAAAGAGCGTGTTACCGGTGCGGATTTGACTCATGATTTAATAGAGTATTGTAATCAAGAGGGATACCGGGTATTTCTTTTTGGTGCTGCACCAGAAAGTAATGAGAAAGCGTTAGGAAATTTAAAAATGCGTTTTCCACACGCTACTTTCGAAGGACAGCATGGCTTTGTCAAAAATGAGCAGATAGAAGAAGCCAAATTTCGAATTCAAAAATTTGAACCACACTTACTATTGGTAGGGTTAGGATCTCCTAAGCAAGAGGTATTCATCTATGAAAATCTTCAAAAATTAAACGTACCTTTATCTATTGGCATTGGAGGTATGATTGATATTTTATCCGGCACGGTAAAACGAGCTCCAAAACTAATGAGGGATACTGGTACAGAATGGTTATATAGGTTAGTAACACAACCTAAAAGAATAAAACGACAGTTGATACTTCCGAAATTTTTAGTATCAGTAATGGCTGAGAGAGTCAGAAAAAGTGTTCATTAA
- a CDS encoding endonuclease I family protein, with product MVFRNPKLAIFTISSFFILGSSSLSFTNSTYAEAVSVTPKAGAALTQEVTVKNYDDTYYNQAIGKTGSELKKELHTIIDNHTKISYSAVWEALRDTDEDPNNKNNVLLLYTGRSQGKFTNGSGVDNWNREHVWAKSHGDFGTAAGPGTDLHHLRATDVSVNSSRGNLDFDNGGMSHSEATECKYDSDSWEPRDSVKGDIARMLFYMAVRYEGDNGEVDLELNERVNNNKDPYMGKLSVLLKWNEQDPVDEFERKRNEIIFTKYQHNRNPFIDHPEWVNKI from the coding sequence ATGGTGTTTCGAAATCCAAAACTTGCTATTTTTACTATTTCTTCATTTTTTATTTTAGGTTCTTCGTCCTTGTCATTTACAAATTCTACATATGCTGAAGCAGTGTCTGTGACACCGAAAGCAGGGGCGGCTTTAACACAAGAGGTTACTGTAAAAAATTATGATGATACATATTATAATCAAGCTATTGGAAAGACTGGTTCAGAACTAAAAAAGGAACTTCATACTATTATTGATAATCATACAAAGATATCATACAGTGCGGTTTGGGAAGCACTAAGAGATACCGATGAAGATCCAAATAATAAAAATAATGTTCTTCTCTTATATACAGGGCGCTCGCAAGGGAAATTTACAAATGGTTCAGGAGTCGATAATTGGAACCGAGAGCATGTTTGGGCAAAATCTCACGGTGATTTTGGGACAGCTGCAGGACCAGGAACGGACCTGCACCATTTAAGAGCTACGGATGTATCTGTCAATAGTTCACGTGGAAATTTGGATTTTGATAATGGTGGTATGAGTCATTCAGAAGCAACAGAATGTAAATACGATAGTGATTCTTGGGAACCTCGTGATAGTGTAAAAGGAGATATTGCTAGAATGTTATTTTACATGGCTGTTCGTTATGAAGGAGATAACGGTGAAGTAGATTTAGAACTTAATGAGCGAGTGAATAACAATAAAGATCCATATATGGGGAAACTATCTGTCTTACTAAAATGGAATGAACAAGACCCTGTTGATGAATTTGAAAGAAAGCGTAATGAAATTATTTTTACAAAATATCAACATAACCGTAATCCATTTATCGATCATCCTGAATGGGTAAATAAGATTTGA
- a CDS encoding DegV family protein, which produces MSVKIITDSAADLPKELLQAYDIDLIPLRVYDEAEKEYLDGVTLESVQLLQKMREGEVYKTSLPSLETFQEKFVTYAKLGTPCIYLAFSSELSGTYQSSVVIKEEVKETYADLDLEIIDTKCASLGLGLVVIEAAKMAKEGATKEKILNRIAFLTKHMEHIFTVADLQYLVRGGRLSKVAGFIGGLLNIKPILNVEEGKLVPLEKIRGRKKVLGRMVDIMEERGKNLKGQTIGITHGADLETANALKALITEKFGCEVFIVNTIGAAIGAHTGPGVLTLFFLNEVE; this is translated from the coding sequence ATGAGCGTTAAAATCATTACGGATAGTGCGGCTGATTTACCAAAAGAATTGTTGCAAGCTTATGATATAGATTTGATTCCACTTCGTGTATATGATGAAGCAGAAAAAGAGTATTTAGATGGTGTGACATTAGAATCAGTTCAATTATTGCAAAAGATGAGGGAAGGCGAAGTGTATAAAACATCGTTGCCGTCATTAGAAACATTCCAAGAAAAATTTGTTACATATGCAAAGCTAGGTACACCTTGTATATATTTAGCTTTTTCATCGGAACTGTCAGGTACATATCAATCTTCTGTCGTTATTAAAGAAGAAGTAAAAGAAACATATGCGGATTTAGATTTAGAGATTATCGATACAAAGTGTGCTTCACTTGGGCTAGGGCTTGTAGTAATAGAAGCTGCCAAAATGGCTAAAGAGGGTGCAACAAAAGAAAAGATTTTAAACCGAATCGCTTTTCTAACAAAACATATGGAGCACATCTTTACTGTAGCTGACCTGCAGTATCTTGTTAGAGGTGGTCGGTTAAGTAAGGTAGCTGGGTTTATTGGTGGCTTATTAAACATTAAGCCGATTTTAAATGTAGAAGAAGGTAAGCTTGTACCACTTGAAAAAATAAGAGGAAGAAAAAAAGTTCTAGGCCGAATGGTTGATATTATGGAAGAGCGTGGGAAGAATCTTAAAGGTCAAACGATTGGAATTACCCATGGTGCTGATTTAGAAACTGCGAATGCATTAAAAGCATTAATTACTGAAAAATTTGGTTGTGAAGTATTTATTGTAAATACAATTGGTGCAGCAATCGGAGCGCATACAGGACCAGGCGTTTTAACATTGTTTTTCTTAAATGAAGTAGAGTAA
- a CDS encoding 5'-methylthioadenosine/adenosylhomocysteine nucleosidase: MQIEIDLLLEKLEIHEEFTIAKMPFYRGIFMDKEIILTRCGVGKVNAASCTQILINKFEVDCIINTGVAGGLHSGIKVGDLVISTNVTHHDVDKGQMKNLFPFQETFIANKELRELALKSCNTIGLKGTFFEGGIVSGECFVEDVQLKEKLIAEYTPHCVEMEDAAIGHVAYINDIPFLVIRCISDTADDEATISYENFAKVAANQSSRVIIEMIKNMKSNIVV, encoded by the coding sequence ATGCAAATTGAAATAGACTTGCTTTTAGAAAAACTAGAGATTCACGAAGAATTTACGATTGCTAAAATGCCTTTTTATCGAGGGATTTTCATGGATAAAGAAATTATTCTTACGCGATGTGGGGTTGGAAAGGTGAATGCAGCTTCATGCACGCAAATTTTAATAAACAAATTCGAAGTAGATTGTATTATAAATACAGGTGTCGCAGGTGGATTACATTCAGGTATTAAAGTTGGAGATCTCGTGATTTCCACAAATGTTACACATCATGATGTAGATAAAGGACAAATGAAGAATTTATTTCCATTTCAAGAAACGTTCATTGCAAATAAAGAATTGAGGGAACTTGCATTAAAATCATGTAATACAATTGGACTGAAAGGAACCTTTTTTGAGGGAGGAATTGTTAGTGGAGAATGCTTTGTTGAAGATGTGCAGCTGAAAGAGAAATTAATTGCTGAATATACGCCGCATTGTGTAGAGATGGAAGATGCGGCAATTGGTCATGTTGCATATATAAATGATATACCATTTCTTGTCATTCGATGTATTTCTGATACTGCAGATGATGAAGCCACTATATCATATGAAAACTTTGCAAAAGTCGCAGCGAATCAATCTTCAAGGGTTATTATTGAGATGATTAAGAATATGAAAAGTAATATAGTAGTGTGA